A genomic window from Streptomyces sp. NBC_00234 includes:
- a CDS encoding copper chaperone PCu(A)C, whose product MNRRTALAGVLALTTGLALAGCSAGSEPELKVVGAFMPQPISDMAAGFLVVQNSGDAADRLTSVTSPLSDDVTIHETRNQTMRMVSSFEVPAGGELDLERGGNHIMFMKLKQRPKQGEKVSLELHFEKAGPIKVDVPVKETTHNPKKQ is encoded by the coding sequence GTGAACCGCCGCACCGCCCTCGCCGGCGTCCTGGCCCTCACCACGGGCCTGGCGCTGGCGGGCTGTTCCGCCGGCAGCGAGCCGGAGCTGAAGGTGGTCGGCGCCTTCATGCCGCAGCCCATCAGCGACATGGCGGCCGGCTTCCTCGTCGTGCAGAACAGCGGGGACGCCGCCGACCGGCTGACCTCCGTGACCAGTCCGCTCTCGGACGACGTCACGATCCACGAGACGAGGAACCAGACCATGCGCATGGTCAGTTCCTTCGAAGTGCCCGCCGGCGGCGAACTGGATCTCGAACGCGGTGGCAACCACATCATGTTCATGAAGCTCAAGCAGCGACCGAAGCAGGGCGAGAAGGTCTCCCTGGAGCTGCACTTCGAGAAGGCCGGCCCCATCAAGGTCGACGTTCCCGTGAAGGAGACCACCCACAACCCGAAGAAGCAGTGA
- a CDS encoding SCO family protein, which yields MLAAALAAAAALTLSACGSDADSAKPVADVSADTSTKAATVLDQPFTKPNLVLTDTHGKKYDLREETKGKPTLIYFGYTNCPDVCPLTMSNIALAKRALPKADQDKLQVVFVTTDPERDTPSSLGSWLKAQDPAFTGLTGDFPTIQAGARQIGIGIDPPKVEKDGTVVSMHGAQVVAFSPKTDKGYVLYGEDTTSDDYAKDLPKLITGATP from the coding sequence ATGCTCGCCGCGGCGCTCGCCGCCGCGGCGGCACTGACCCTGTCGGCCTGCGGCAGTGACGCGGACTCCGCGAAGCCCGTCGCGGACGTCTCCGCCGACACCAGCACCAAGGCCGCGACCGTACTCGACCAGCCCTTCACCAAGCCGAACCTCGTCCTCACCGACACCCACGGCAAGAAGTACGACCTCCGCGAGGAGACCAAGGGCAAGCCGACACTCATCTACTTCGGCTACACCAACTGCCCCGACGTCTGCCCGCTGACCATGAGCAACATCGCGCTCGCCAAGCGCGCCCTGCCCAAGGCCGACCAGGACAAGCTCCAGGTCGTCTTCGTCACCACCGACCCCGAACGCGACACCCCGTCGTCCCTGGGCAGTTGGCTCAAGGCCCAGGACCCCGCCTTCACCGGACTCACGGGCGACTTCCCGACCATCCAGGCGGGCGCCCGGCAGATCGGCATCGGCATCGACCCGCCGAAGGTGGAGAAGGACGGCACGGTCGTCTCGATGCACGGCGCCCAGGTGGTCGCGTTCTCGCCGAAGACCGACAAGGGGTACGTGCTGTACGGCGAGGACACCACGTCCGACGACTACGCGAAGGACCTCCCGAAGCTCATCACGGGAGCGACTCCGTGA
- the efeB gene encoding iron uptake transporter deferrochelatase/peroxidase subunit codes for MSKNMKDATPKAARNGSGTGAAAPAGAVSRRRLLGTAGAAGATGLVLGAAGGAAGYAATRPDDPAALTTVGSTRAMFHGKHQAGITAPLQAHGHLIAFDLAPGAGRKEAAALMRRWSATAERLMAGRPAVDGDGADHDTGIALDAGPSSLTVTFGFGRTFFERTGLTGRRPTALDPLPPFSSDHLDAKRSNGDLWVQIGADDALVAFHALRALQKDAATTARVRWQMSGFNRTPGATDRPRTARNLMGQIDGTGNPKPSDSGFDQRIFVPSGAGTGTASADSGPAFDWMAGGSYAVVRRIRMLLDDWEKLTVDRQERVIGRRKADGAPLSGGTETTGMDLDKAGPDGRLVIPDNAHARISSPEKNGGAAMLRRPFSYHDGIAADGTPDAGLLFVCWQADPFRGFVPVQRKLDRGDALSPFIRHEASGVFAVPGGAAKGEYVGQRLLES; via the coding sequence TTGAGCAAGAACATGAAGGACGCCACCCCGAAGGCCGCGAGGAACGGCTCCGGCACGGGTGCCGCTGCTCCGGCCGGTGCCGTCTCCCGGCGGCGGCTGCTCGGCACCGCCGGAGCCGCCGGAGCGACGGGCCTCGTGCTGGGCGCGGCGGGCGGCGCCGCGGGATACGCCGCCACCCGCCCCGACGATCCGGCCGCGCTGACCACTGTCGGATCGACCCGCGCGATGTTTCACGGGAAACATCAAGCGGGGATCACCGCTCCGCTTCAGGCCCACGGCCATCTGATCGCCTTCGACCTGGCACCCGGTGCGGGACGCAAGGAGGCCGCCGCGCTGATGCGCCGCTGGTCGGCCACGGCCGAGCGGCTGATGGCGGGCCGGCCGGCGGTGGACGGAGACGGCGCGGACCACGACACCGGGATCGCCCTGGACGCCGGGCCCTCCTCGCTGACGGTCACCTTCGGCTTCGGCCGCACCTTCTTCGAACGTACGGGCCTGACCGGCCGTCGGCCCACCGCCCTCGACCCGCTGCCGCCGTTCTCCTCCGACCACCTCGACGCCAAGCGCTCCAACGGTGACCTCTGGGTGCAGATCGGTGCGGACGACGCGCTCGTCGCCTTCCACGCGCTGCGCGCCCTCCAGAAGGACGCCGCCACGACGGCCCGGGTGCGCTGGCAGATGAGCGGCTTCAACCGCACTCCGGGCGCCACCGACCGCCCGAGAACCGCGCGCAATCTGATGGGGCAGATCGACGGCACCGGAAATCCGAAGCCGTCCGACAGCGGTTTCGACCAGCGGATCTTCGTACCGTCGGGCGCGGGGACCGGCACCGCCTCAGCCGACTCCGGACCGGCGTTCGACTGGATGGCGGGCGGCTCGTACGCCGTCGTACGGCGCATCAGGATGCTCCTCGACGACTGGGAGAAGCTCACGGTGGACCGGCAGGAGAGGGTCATCGGGCGCCGCAAGGCGGACGGCGCCCCGCTCAGCGGCGGCACGGAGACGACCGGGATGGACCTCGACAAGGCAGGCCCGGACGGCCGCCTGGTGATCCCCGACAACGCCCATGCCCGGATCTCCTCCCCCGAGAAGAACGGCGGCGCGGCGATGCTGCGGCGCCCCTTCTCGTACCACGACGGCATCGCGGCGGACGGCACCCCGGACGCCGGGCTCCTCTTCGTCTGCTGGCAGGCGGACCCCTTCCGGGGCTTCGTGCCGGTGCAGCGCAAGCTCGACCGGGGAGACGCGCTCTCGCCGTTCATCCGGCACGAGGCGAGCGGAGTCTTCGCGGTGCCGGGCGGTGCGGCGAAGGGTGAGTACGTGGGACAGCGACTGCTGGAGTCCTGA
- a CDS encoding copper resistance CopC/CopD family protein, giving the protein MTATAPHFGPHPIRRPLAAVAFLATLISLLFGLVLAGASPASAHAALTGSNPQDGAVVDTAPKEVSLSFSEQIAMGKDSIRVLDPDGRRADAGAPRELGSGGAVEYGVRLLAGLPDGTYTVAWQAVSADSHPISGAFTFSIGAPSETTVALPSGGAGGGLVGTLYGIARYAAYAGFVLLAGGAAFVLACWRRGAAERPLQRLVVRGWITLTAATLIMLLLRSPYTGSGKLSDAFDLNGLQAVLDTKPGAALVSRLLLLGAAALFIAVLFGGYAKREDETEQKDLTFGLAIGGTVVAAGIAGTWALAEHASTGIQPGIAMPVDVLHLLAVATWLGGLAALLVALYRTPGVESSVVQRFSRVAFGSVVVLTATGIYQSWRQVGSWSALTGTRYGQLLLVKVALVAVLVGVAWISRRWTSRLAESTGAAEAVATDAEAGDDDGEPVAVAVGADAEAVDPERAAQLARQRAALTATKEKRVRDADPDRSGLRRSVLTEAGIAVVLLAVTTVLTSTEPGRTEEEASRGPAATSVPAPGTPINLSMPFDTGGRNGKGTVRMDIDPARIGANQLHIWVDGANGRPLDVPEVKVALTLKSKDIGPLPVVPDHLADGHWTADGIQVPMAGEWTVSVTVRTSDIDQTTIDKNVRIG; this is encoded by the coding sequence ATGACAGCCACCGCCCCGCACTTCGGGCCGCACCCGATACGCCGGCCGCTCGCCGCCGTCGCGTTCCTCGCCACGCTGATCAGCCTGCTGTTCGGCCTGGTGCTGGCGGGCGCGAGCCCCGCGTCCGCGCACGCCGCCCTCACCGGGAGCAACCCGCAGGACGGGGCGGTGGTCGACACCGCTCCCAAGGAGGTCTCGCTCAGCTTCTCCGAGCAGATCGCCATGGGCAAGGACTCGATCCGCGTCCTCGACCCCGACGGCCGCCGGGCGGACGCCGGTGCGCCCCGCGAGCTGGGGAGCGGAGGCGCCGTTGAGTACGGCGTCCGGCTCCTCGCGGGTCTGCCCGACGGCACCTACACCGTGGCCTGGCAGGCCGTCTCCGCGGACAGCCACCCGATCTCGGGCGCCTTCACGTTCTCCATCGGCGCCCCCTCGGAAACGACCGTCGCGCTTCCCTCCGGCGGAGCCGGCGGCGGCCTGGTCGGCACCCTCTACGGCATCGCGCGCTACGCCGCGTACGCCGGATTCGTCCTGCTGGCCGGTGGCGCCGCGTTCGTACTCGCCTGCTGGCGGCGCGGAGCAGCCGAACGCCCGCTGCAACGCCTCGTCGTGCGCGGCTGGATCACCCTGACCGCCGCCACTTTGATCATGCTGCTCCTGCGCAGCCCGTACACCGGTTCCGGCAAGCTCTCGGACGCCTTCGACCTCAACGGTCTGCAAGCCGTGCTCGACACCAAGCCGGGCGCCGCACTGGTCTCCCGGCTGCTGCTGCTCGGGGCCGCCGCCCTCTTCATCGCCGTCCTGTTCGGCGGGTACGCCAAGCGCGAGGACGAGACGGAGCAGAAGGACCTCACCTTCGGCCTCGCCATCGGCGGCACGGTCGTCGCCGCCGGGATCGCCGGCACCTGGGCCCTCGCGGAACACGCGTCGACCGGCATCCAGCCGGGCATCGCCATGCCGGTCGACGTCCTGCACCTGCTGGCCGTCGCCACCTGGCTCGGAGGTCTCGCCGCCCTGCTGGTCGCCCTGTACCGGACGCCCGGCGTCGAGAGCTCCGTCGTACAGCGCTTCTCCCGCGTGGCGTTCGGCAGCGTGGTCGTCCTCACCGCGACCGGGATCTACCAGTCCTGGCGCCAGGTCGGCTCCTGGTCCGCGCTGACCGGCACCCGGTACGGCCAGCTCCTGCTCGTCAAGGTGGCCCTGGTGGCCGTCCTCGTCGGTGTCGCCTGGATCTCCCGCCGGTGGACCTCCCGGCTGGCGGAGAGCACCGGAGCGGCCGAGGCCGTGGCGACGGACGCCGAGGCCGGAGACGACGACGGCGAGCCCGTCGCGGTCGCGGTGGGCGCCGACGCGGAGGCCGTCGACCCCGAACGGGCCGCGCAGCTCGCCCGCCAGCGTGCCGCCCTGACGGCCACGAAGGAGAAGCGCGTCCGCGATGCCGACCCGGACCGCTCAGGCCTGCGCCGCTCGGTACTGACGGAGGCGGGCATCGCCGTCGTCCTCCTCGCGGTAACGACCGTGCTGACCTCCACCGAGCCGGGGCGTACCGAGGAGGAAGCCTCCCGCGGCCCGGCCGCGACGAGCGTTCCGGCTCCCGGAACCCCGATCAACCTGAGCATGCCGTTCGACACCGGCGGCCGGAACGGCAAGGGGACCGTGCGGATGGACATCGACCCCGCGCGCATCGGTGCCAACCAGCTCCACATCTGGGTCGACGGAGCGAACGGCCGGCCGCTGGACGTCCCCGAGGTGAAGGTGGCGCTCACGCTGAAGTCCAAGGACATCGGTCCGCTGCCGGTCGTCCCCGACCACCTCGCCGACGGCCACTGGACGGCCGACGGCATCCAGGTCCCGATGGCCGGCGAGTGGACGGTCTCCGTGACGGTGCGGACGTCGGACATCGACCAGACGACCATCGACAAGAACGTCAGGATCGGCTGA